A single window of Hirundo rustica isolate bHirRus1 chromosome 16, bHirRus1.pri.v3, whole genome shotgun sequence DNA harbors:
- the TPD52L2 gene encoding tumor protein D54 isoform X7, whose product MESANQGLLADAMTDVPVDNAARGAAPVGLTLAEEEELRAELAKVEEEIGTLRQVLAAKERHCGELKRKLGLTPLDGLKQNLSKSWHDVQVSNAYVKTSEKLGEWNDKVTQSDFYKKTQETLSQAGQKTSAALSNVGSVISRKLGDMRAHSISHSLSGYSIRHSISMPAMRNSATFKSFEDRVGTIKSRVVGSRENSTDGLHSPSGAGDKSPQDNAPF is encoded by the exons ATGGAGAGCGCGAACCAGG GTCTGCTGGCGGATGCCATGACAGATGTTCCCGTGGATAACGCGGCCCGGGGCGCTGCGCCCGTGGGATTGACTCTggccgaggaggaggagctgagagcCGAGCTCGCCAAG GTGGAAGAAGAAATTGGTACTCTCAGACAAGTTCTGGCTGCCAAAGAGAGGCACTGTGGAGAGCTGAAGAGGAAGCTGGGCCTGACTCCCCTGGATGGGCTAAAGCAAAACCTGTCCAAAAGCTGGCACGATGTCCAAGTCTCCAACGC TTATGTGAAAACATCTGAGAAACTTGGAGAGTGGAATGACAAAGTGACACAGTCTGACTT ttATAAGAAGACCCAGGAAACTCTTTCCCAGGCTGGACAGAAGACTTCAGCAGCCCTTTCCAATGTAGGTTCTGTTATCAGCAGGAAGCTTGGTGACATGAG GGCTCACTCCATCTCACATTCCCTTAG CGGCTACTCCATCCGCCACTCGATAAGTATGCCAGCCATGAG GAATTCTGCAACCTTCAAGTCGTTTGAAGATAGAGTTGGGACCATAAAG TCTCGAgtggtgggcagcagggaaaacagcACTGACGGCCTCCATTCcccctctggagctggggacAAGTCTCCACAAGACAACGCTCCCTTCTAG
- the TPD52L2 gene encoding tumor protein D54 isoform X9, protein MESANQDINLNSPNKGLLADAMTDVPVDNAARGAAPVGLTLAEEEELRAELAKVEEEIGTLRQVLAAKERHCGELKRKLGLTPLDGLKQNLSKSWHDVQVSNAYVKTSEKLGEWNDKVTQSDFYKKTQETLSQAGQKTSAALSNVGSVISRKLGDMRNSATFKSFEDRVGTIKSRVVGSRENSTDGLHSPSGAGDKSPQDNAPF, encoded by the exons ATGGAGAGCGCGAACCAGG ATATCAACCTTAACTCTCCCAACAAAGGTCTGCTGGCGGATGCCATGACAGATGTTCCCGTGGATAACGCGGCCCGGGGCGCTGCGCCCGTGGGATTGACTCTggccgaggaggaggagctgagagcCGAGCTCGCCAAG GTGGAAGAAGAAATTGGTACTCTCAGACAAGTTCTGGCTGCCAAAGAGAGGCACTGTGGAGAGCTGAAGAGGAAGCTGGGCCTGACTCCCCTGGATGGGCTAAAGCAAAACCTGTCCAAAAGCTGGCACGATGTCCAAGTCTCCAACGC TTATGTGAAAACATCTGAGAAACTTGGAGAGTGGAATGACAAAGTGACACAGTCTGACTT ttATAAGAAGACCCAGGAAACTCTTTCCCAGGCTGGACAGAAGACTTCAGCAGCCCTTTCCAATGTAGGTTCTGTTATCAGCAGGAAGCTTGGTGACATGAG GAATTCTGCAACCTTCAAGTCGTTTGAAGATAGAGTTGGGACCATAAAG TCTCGAgtggtgggcagcagggaaaacagcACTGACGGCCTCCATTCcccctctggagctggggacAAGTCTCCACAAGACAACGCTCCCTTCTAG
- the TPD52L2 gene encoding tumor protein D54 isoform X8: protein MESANQDINLNSPNKGLLADAMTDVPVDNAARGAAPVGLTLAEEEELRAELAKVEEEIGTLRQVLAAKERHCGELKRKLGLTPLDGLKQNLSKSWHDVQVSNAYKKTQETLSQAGQKTSAALSNVGSVISRKLGDMRAHSISHSLSGYSIRHSISMPAMRNSATFKSFEDRVGTIKSRVVGSRENSTDGLHSPSGAGDKSPQDNAPF, encoded by the exons ATGGAGAGCGCGAACCAGG ATATCAACCTTAACTCTCCCAACAAAGGTCTGCTGGCGGATGCCATGACAGATGTTCCCGTGGATAACGCGGCCCGGGGCGCTGCGCCCGTGGGATTGACTCTggccgaggaggaggagctgagagcCGAGCTCGCCAAG GTGGAAGAAGAAATTGGTACTCTCAGACAAGTTCTGGCTGCCAAAGAGAGGCACTGTGGAGAGCTGAAGAGGAAGCTGGGCCTGACTCCCCTGGATGGGCTAAAGCAAAACCTGTCCAAAAGCTGGCACGATGTCCAAGTCTCCAACGC ttATAAGAAGACCCAGGAAACTCTTTCCCAGGCTGGACAGAAGACTTCAGCAGCCCTTTCCAATGTAGGTTCTGTTATCAGCAGGAAGCTTGGTGACATGAG GGCTCACTCCATCTCACATTCCCTTAG CGGCTACTCCATCCGCCACTCGATAAGTATGCCAGCCATGAG GAATTCTGCAACCTTCAAGTCGTTTGAAGATAGAGTTGGGACCATAAAG TCTCGAgtggtgggcagcagggaaaacagcACTGACGGCCTCCATTCcccctctggagctggggacAAGTCTCCACAAGACAACGCTCCCTTCTAG
- the TPD52L2 gene encoding tumor protein D54 isoform X2, protein MESANQGLLADAMTDVPVDNAARGAAPVGLTLAEEEELRAELAKVEEEIGTLRQVLAAKERHCGELKRKLGLTPLDGLKQNLSKSWHDVQVSNAYVKTSEKLGEWNDKVTQSDLYLSASSTLEDWNEKLTQSEAYKKTQETLSQAGQKTSAALSNVGSVISRKLGDMRAHSISHSLSGYSIRHSISMPAMRNSATFKSFEDRVGTIKSRVVGSRENSTDGLHSPSGAGDKSPQDNAPF, encoded by the exons ATGGAGAGCGCGAACCAGG GTCTGCTGGCGGATGCCATGACAGATGTTCCCGTGGATAACGCGGCCCGGGGCGCTGCGCCCGTGGGATTGACTCTggccgaggaggaggagctgagagcCGAGCTCGCCAAG GTGGAAGAAGAAATTGGTACTCTCAGACAAGTTCTGGCTGCCAAAGAGAGGCACTGTGGAGAGCTGAAGAGGAAGCTGGGCCTGACTCCCCTGGATGGGCTAAAGCAAAACCTGTCCAAAAGCTGGCACGATGTCCAAGTCTCCAACGC TTATGTGAAAACATCTGAGAAACTTGGAGAGTGGAATGACAAAGTGACACAGTCTGACTT ATATCTTTCAGCCAGCAGCACACTGGAGGACtggaatgaaaaattaactcAATCAGAAGC ttATAAGAAGACCCAGGAAACTCTTTCCCAGGCTGGACAGAAGACTTCAGCAGCCCTTTCCAATGTAGGTTCTGTTATCAGCAGGAAGCTTGGTGACATGAG GGCTCACTCCATCTCACATTCCCTTAG CGGCTACTCCATCCGCCACTCGATAAGTATGCCAGCCATGAG GAATTCTGCAACCTTCAAGTCGTTTGAAGATAGAGTTGGGACCATAAAG TCTCGAgtggtgggcagcagggaaaacagcACTGACGGCCTCCATTCcccctctggagctggggacAAGTCTCCACAAGACAACGCTCCCTTCTAG
- the TPD52L2 gene encoding tumor protein D54 isoform X13 → MESANQGLLADAMTDVPVDNAARGAAPVGLTLAEEEELRAELAKVEEEIGTLRQVLAAKERHCGELKRKLGLTPLDGLKQNLSKSWHDVQVSNAYKKTQETLSQAGQKTSAALSNVGSVISRKLGDMRNSATFKSFEDRVGTIKSRVVGSRENSTDGLHSPSGAGDKSPQDNAPF, encoded by the exons ATGGAGAGCGCGAACCAGG GTCTGCTGGCGGATGCCATGACAGATGTTCCCGTGGATAACGCGGCCCGGGGCGCTGCGCCCGTGGGATTGACTCTggccgaggaggaggagctgagagcCGAGCTCGCCAAG GTGGAAGAAGAAATTGGTACTCTCAGACAAGTTCTGGCTGCCAAAGAGAGGCACTGTGGAGAGCTGAAGAGGAAGCTGGGCCTGACTCCCCTGGATGGGCTAAAGCAAAACCTGTCCAAAAGCTGGCACGATGTCCAAGTCTCCAACGC ttATAAGAAGACCCAGGAAACTCTTTCCCAGGCTGGACAGAAGACTTCAGCAGCCCTTTCCAATGTAGGTTCTGTTATCAGCAGGAAGCTTGGTGACATGAG GAATTCTGCAACCTTCAAGTCGTTTGAAGATAGAGTTGGGACCATAAAG TCTCGAgtggtgggcagcagggaaaacagcACTGACGGCCTCCATTCcccctctggagctggggacAAGTCTCCACAAGACAACGCTCCCTTCTAG
- the TPD52L2 gene encoding tumor protein D54 isoform X1, translating into MESANQDINLNSPNKGLLADAMTDVPVDNAARGAAPVGLTLAEEEELRAELAKVEEEIGTLRQVLAAKERHCGELKRKLGLTPLDGLKQNLSKSWHDVQVSNAYVKTSEKLGEWNDKVTQSDLYLSASSTLEDWNEKLTQSEAYKKTQETLSQAGQKTSAALSNVGSVISRKLGDMRAHSISHSLSGYSIRHSISMPAMRNSATFKSFEDRVGTIKSRVVGSRENSTDGLHSPSGAGDKSPQDNAPF; encoded by the exons ATGGAGAGCGCGAACCAGG ATATCAACCTTAACTCTCCCAACAAAGGTCTGCTGGCGGATGCCATGACAGATGTTCCCGTGGATAACGCGGCCCGGGGCGCTGCGCCCGTGGGATTGACTCTggccgaggaggaggagctgagagcCGAGCTCGCCAAG GTGGAAGAAGAAATTGGTACTCTCAGACAAGTTCTGGCTGCCAAAGAGAGGCACTGTGGAGAGCTGAAGAGGAAGCTGGGCCTGACTCCCCTGGATGGGCTAAAGCAAAACCTGTCCAAAAGCTGGCACGATGTCCAAGTCTCCAACGC TTATGTGAAAACATCTGAGAAACTTGGAGAGTGGAATGACAAAGTGACACAGTCTGACTT ATATCTTTCAGCCAGCAGCACACTGGAGGACtggaatgaaaaattaactcAATCAGAAGC ttATAAGAAGACCCAGGAAACTCTTTCCCAGGCTGGACAGAAGACTTCAGCAGCCCTTTCCAATGTAGGTTCTGTTATCAGCAGGAAGCTTGGTGACATGAG GGCTCACTCCATCTCACATTCCCTTAG CGGCTACTCCATCCGCCACTCGATAAGTATGCCAGCCATGAG GAATTCTGCAACCTTCAAGTCGTTTGAAGATAGAGTTGGGACCATAAAG TCTCGAgtggtgggcagcagggaaaacagcACTGACGGCCTCCATTCcccctctggagctggggacAAGTCTCCACAAGACAACGCTCCCTTCTAG
- the TPD52L2 gene encoding tumor protein D54 isoform X4 yields the protein MESANQDINLNSPNKGLLADAMTDVPVDNAARGAAPVGLTLAEEEELRAELAKVEEEIGTLRQVLAAKERHCGELKRKLGLTPLDGLKQNLSKSWHDVQVSNAYVKTSEKLGEWNDKVTQSDLYLSASSTLEDWNEKLTQSEAYKKTQETLSQAGQKTSAALSNVGSVISRKLGDMRAHSISHSLSGYSIRHSISMPAMRNSATFKSFEDRVGTIKTSIRANGLSDM from the exons ATGGAGAGCGCGAACCAGG ATATCAACCTTAACTCTCCCAACAAAGGTCTGCTGGCGGATGCCATGACAGATGTTCCCGTGGATAACGCGGCCCGGGGCGCTGCGCCCGTGGGATTGACTCTggccgaggaggaggagctgagagcCGAGCTCGCCAAG GTGGAAGAAGAAATTGGTACTCTCAGACAAGTTCTGGCTGCCAAAGAGAGGCACTGTGGAGAGCTGAAGAGGAAGCTGGGCCTGACTCCCCTGGATGGGCTAAAGCAAAACCTGTCCAAAAGCTGGCACGATGTCCAAGTCTCCAACGC TTATGTGAAAACATCTGAGAAACTTGGAGAGTGGAATGACAAAGTGACACAGTCTGACTT ATATCTTTCAGCCAGCAGCACACTGGAGGACtggaatgaaaaattaactcAATCAGAAGC ttATAAGAAGACCCAGGAAACTCTTTCCCAGGCTGGACAGAAGACTTCAGCAGCCCTTTCCAATGTAGGTTCTGTTATCAGCAGGAAGCTTGGTGACATGAG GGCTCACTCCATCTCACATTCCCTTAG CGGCTACTCCATCCGCCACTCGATAAGTATGCCAGCCATGAG GAATTCTGCAACCTTCAAGTCGTTTGAAGATAGAGTTGGGACCATAAAG ACTAGTATTCGGGCAAATGGCCTCTCAGATATGTGA
- the TPD52L2 gene encoding tumor protein D54 isoform X10, with amino-acid sequence MESANQDINLNSPNKGLLADAMTDVPVDNAARGAAPVGLTLAEEEELRAELAKVEEEIGTLRQVLAAKERHCGELKRKLGLTPLDGLKQNLSKSWHDVQVSNAYLSASSTLEDWNEKLTQSEAYKKTQETLSQAGQKTSAALSNVGSVISRKLGDMRNSATFKSFEDRVGTIKSRVVGSRENSTDGLHSPSGAGDKSPQDNAPF; translated from the exons ATGGAGAGCGCGAACCAGG ATATCAACCTTAACTCTCCCAACAAAGGTCTGCTGGCGGATGCCATGACAGATGTTCCCGTGGATAACGCGGCCCGGGGCGCTGCGCCCGTGGGATTGACTCTggccgaggaggaggagctgagagcCGAGCTCGCCAAG GTGGAAGAAGAAATTGGTACTCTCAGACAAGTTCTGGCTGCCAAAGAGAGGCACTGTGGAGAGCTGAAGAGGAAGCTGGGCCTGACTCCCCTGGATGGGCTAAAGCAAAACCTGTCCAAAAGCTGGCACGATGTCCAAGTCTCCAACGC ATATCTTTCAGCCAGCAGCACACTGGAGGACtggaatgaaaaattaactcAATCAGAAGC ttATAAGAAGACCCAGGAAACTCTTTCCCAGGCTGGACAGAAGACTTCAGCAGCCCTTTCCAATGTAGGTTCTGTTATCAGCAGGAAGCTTGGTGACATGAG GAATTCTGCAACCTTCAAGTCGTTTGAAGATAGAGTTGGGACCATAAAG TCTCGAgtggtgggcagcagggaaaacagcACTGACGGCCTCCATTCcccctctggagctggggacAAGTCTCCACAAGACAACGCTCCCTTCTAG
- the TPD52L2 gene encoding tumor protein D54 isoform X6, translated as MESANQDINLNSPNKGLLADAMTDVPVDNAARGAAPVGLTLAEEEELRAELAKVEEEIGTLRQVLAAKERHCGELKRKLGLTPLDGLKQNLSKSWHDVQVSNAYVKTSEKLGEWNDKVTQSDLYLSASSTLEDWNEKLTQSEAYKKTQETLSQAGQKTSAALSNVGSVISRKLGDMRNSATFKSFEDRVGTIKSRVVGSRENSTDGLHSPSGAGDKSPQDNAPF; from the exons ATGGAGAGCGCGAACCAGG ATATCAACCTTAACTCTCCCAACAAAGGTCTGCTGGCGGATGCCATGACAGATGTTCCCGTGGATAACGCGGCCCGGGGCGCTGCGCCCGTGGGATTGACTCTggccgaggaggaggagctgagagcCGAGCTCGCCAAG GTGGAAGAAGAAATTGGTACTCTCAGACAAGTTCTGGCTGCCAAAGAGAGGCACTGTGGAGAGCTGAAGAGGAAGCTGGGCCTGACTCCCCTGGATGGGCTAAAGCAAAACCTGTCCAAAAGCTGGCACGATGTCCAAGTCTCCAACGC TTATGTGAAAACATCTGAGAAACTTGGAGAGTGGAATGACAAAGTGACACAGTCTGACTT ATATCTTTCAGCCAGCAGCACACTGGAGGACtggaatgaaaaattaactcAATCAGAAGC ttATAAGAAGACCCAGGAAACTCTTTCCCAGGCTGGACAGAAGACTTCAGCAGCCCTTTCCAATGTAGGTTCTGTTATCAGCAGGAAGCTTGGTGACATGAG GAATTCTGCAACCTTCAAGTCGTTTGAAGATAGAGTTGGGACCATAAAG TCTCGAgtggtgggcagcagggaaaacagcACTGACGGCCTCCATTCcccctctggagctggggacAAGTCTCCACAAGACAACGCTCCCTTCTAG
- the TPD52L2 gene encoding tumor protein D54 isoform X3 yields the protein MESANQDINLNSPNKGLLADAMTDVPVDNAARGAAPVGLTLAEEEELRAELAKVEEEIGTLRQVLAAKERHCGELKRKLGLTPLDGLKQNLSKSWHDVQVSNAYVKTSEKLGEWNDKVTQSDFYKKTQETLSQAGQKTSAALSNVGSVISRKLGDMRAHSISHSLSGYSIRHSISMPAMRNSATFKSFEDRVGTIKSRVVGSRENSTDGLHSPSGAGDKSPQDNAPF from the exons ATGGAGAGCGCGAACCAGG ATATCAACCTTAACTCTCCCAACAAAGGTCTGCTGGCGGATGCCATGACAGATGTTCCCGTGGATAACGCGGCCCGGGGCGCTGCGCCCGTGGGATTGACTCTggccgaggaggaggagctgagagcCGAGCTCGCCAAG GTGGAAGAAGAAATTGGTACTCTCAGACAAGTTCTGGCTGCCAAAGAGAGGCACTGTGGAGAGCTGAAGAGGAAGCTGGGCCTGACTCCCCTGGATGGGCTAAAGCAAAACCTGTCCAAAAGCTGGCACGATGTCCAAGTCTCCAACGC TTATGTGAAAACATCTGAGAAACTTGGAGAGTGGAATGACAAAGTGACACAGTCTGACTT ttATAAGAAGACCCAGGAAACTCTTTCCCAGGCTGGACAGAAGACTTCAGCAGCCCTTTCCAATGTAGGTTCTGTTATCAGCAGGAAGCTTGGTGACATGAG GGCTCACTCCATCTCACATTCCCTTAG CGGCTACTCCATCCGCCACTCGATAAGTATGCCAGCCATGAG GAATTCTGCAACCTTCAAGTCGTTTGAAGATAGAGTTGGGACCATAAAG TCTCGAgtggtgggcagcagggaaaacagcACTGACGGCCTCCATTCcccctctggagctggggacAAGTCTCCACAAGACAACGCTCCCTTCTAG
- the TPD52L2 gene encoding tumor protein D54 isoform X11 encodes MESANQDINLNSPNKGLLADAMTDVPVDNAARGAAPVGLTLAEEEELRAELAKVEEEIGTLRQVLAAKERHCGELKRKLGLTPLDGLKQNLSKSWHDVQVSNAYVKTSEKLGEWNDKVTQSDLYLSASSTLEDWNEKLTQSEAYKKTQETLSQAGQKTSAALSNVGSVISRKLGDMRNSATFKSFEDRVGTIKTSIRANGLSDM; translated from the exons ATGGAGAGCGCGAACCAGG ATATCAACCTTAACTCTCCCAACAAAGGTCTGCTGGCGGATGCCATGACAGATGTTCCCGTGGATAACGCGGCCCGGGGCGCTGCGCCCGTGGGATTGACTCTggccgaggaggaggagctgagagcCGAGCTCGCCAAG GTGGAAGAAGAAATTGGTACTCTCAGACAAGTTCTGGCTGCCAAAGAGAGGCACTGTGGAGAGCTGAAGAGGAAGCTGGGCCTGACTCCCCTGGATGGGCTAAAGCAAAACCTGTCCAAAAGCTGGCACGATGTCCAAGTCTCCAACGC TTATGTGAAAACATCTGAGAAACTTGGAGAGTGGAATGACAAAGTGACACAGTCTGACTT ATATCTTTCAGCCAGCAGCACACTGGAGGACtggaatgaaaaattaactcAATCAGAAGC ttATAAGAAGACCCAGGAAACTCTTTCCCAGGCTGGACAGAAGACTTCAGCAGCCCTTTCCAATGTAGGTTCTGTTATCAGCAGGAAGCTTGGTGACATGAG GAATTCTGCAACCTTCAAGTCGTTTGAAGATAGAGTTGGGACCATAAAG ACTAGTATTCGGGCAAATGGCCTCTCAGATATGTGA
- the TPD52L2 gene encoding tumor protein D54 isoform X12, with protein sequence MESANQDINLNSPNKGLLADAMTDVPVDNAARGAAPVGLTLAEEEELRAELAKVEEEIGTLRQVLAAKERHCGELKRKLGLTPLDGLKQNLSKSWHDVQVSNAYKKTQETLSQAGQKTSAALSNVGSVISRKLGDMRNSATFKSFEDRVGTIKSRVVGSRENSTDGLHSPSGAGDKSPQDNAPF encoded by the exons ATGGAGAGCGCGAACCAGG ATATCAACCTTAACTCTCCCAACAAAGGTCTGCTGGCGGATGCCATGACAGATGTTCCCGTGGATAACGCGGCCCGGGGCGCTGCGCCCGTGGGATTGACTCTggccgaggaggaggagctgagagcCGAGCTCGCCAAG GTGGAAGAAGAAATTGGTACTCTCAGACAAGTTCTGGCTGCCAAAGAGAGGCACTGTGGAGAGCTGAAGAGGAAGCTGGGCCTGACTCCCCTGGATGGGCTAAAGCAAAACCTGTCCAAAAGCTGGCACGATGTCCAAGTCTCCAACGC ttATAAGAAGACCCAGGAAACTCTTTCCCAGGCTGGACAGAAGACTTCAGCAGCCCTTTCCAATGTAGGTTCTGTTATCAGCAGGAAGCTTGGTGACATGAG GAATTCTGCAACCTTCAAGTCGTTTGAAGATAGAGTTGGGACCATAAAG TCTCGAgtggtgggcagcagggaaaacagcACTGACGGCCTCCATTCcccctctggagctggggacAAGTCTCCACAAGACAACGCTCCCTTCTAG
- the TPD52L2 gene encoding tumor protein D54 isoform X5, with product MESANQDINLNSPNKGLLADAMTDVPVDNAARGAAPVGLTLAEEEELRAELAKVEEEIGTLRQVLAAKERHCGELKRKLGLTPLDGLKQNLSKSWHDVQVSNAYLSASSTLEDWNEKLTQSEAYKKTQETLSQAGQKTSAALSNVGSVISRKLGDMRAHSISHSLSGYSIRHSISMPAMRNSATFKSFEDRVGTIKSRVVGSRENSTDGLHSPSGAGDKSPQDNAPF from the exons ATGGAGAGCGCGAACCAGG ATATCAACCTTAACTCTCCCAACAAAGGTCTGCTGGCGGATGCCATGACAGATGTTCCCGTGGATAACGCGGCCCGGGGCGCTGCGCCCGTGGGATTGACTCTggccgaggaggaggagctgagagcCGAGCTCGCCAAG GTGGAAGAAGAAATTGGTACTCTCAGACAAGTTCTGGCTGCCAAAGAGAGGCACTGTGGAGAGCTGAAGAGGAAGCTGGGCCTGACTCCCCTGGATGGGCTAAAGCAAAACCTGTCCAAAAGCTGGCACGATGTCCAAGTCTCCAACGC ATATCTTTCAGCCAGCAGCACACTGGAGGACtggaatgaaaaattaactcAATCAGAAGC ttATAAGAAGACCCAGGAAACTCTTTCCCAGGCTGGACAGAAGACTTCAGCAGCCCTTTCCAATGTAGGTTCTGTTATCAGCAGGAAGCTTGGTGACATGAG GGCTCACTCCATCTCACATTCCCTTAG CGGCTACTCCATCCGCCACTCGATAAGTATGCCAGCCATGAG GAATTCTGCAACCTTCAAGTCGTTTGAAGATAGAGTTGGGACCATAAAG TCTCGAgtggtgggcagcagggaaaacagcACTGACGGCCTCCATTCcccctctggagctggggacAAGTCTCCACAAGACAACGCTCCCTTCTAG